One genomic region from Desulfovermiculus halophilus DSM 18834 encodes:
- a CDS encoding OmpP1/FadL family transporter, with protein sequence MFKPIETLTLGLTYRSQADTDFDGDLDLDGPGIEALPGESKTSYDISMDDVDHPDQVQFGVRYQPHNRISLEADVVWTNWGTVDEQTVEFDEQPANDVLGAILRENYPSGKIVQERDWEDTRQIRVGVEWKATDILTLRGGYFYDPSPIPDDTFDITWPDADKKTYSLGFGLNLGESWVVDGVFQYTMTEQDRQIGGESTNLNHTYAVSGNNGNVGVDAEGEIFGYGLTVSYKF encoded by the coding sequence ATGTTTAAGCCCATCGAGACCTTGACCTTGGGCTTGACCTACCGAAGTCAGGCAGATACAGATTTTGATGGTGATTTGGATCTTGATGGCCCTGGGATTGAGGCCTTACCTGGAGAGTCAAAGACGAGTTATGACATCTCCATGGATGATGTGGATCATCCGGACCAGGTTCAGTTCGGAGTCCGCTACCAGCCTCACAATCGGATCTCTCTGGAAGCTGACGTGGTCTGGACCAACTGGGGCACCGTGGATGAGCAGACAGTGGAATTCGATGAACAACCTGCCAATGATGTTTTGGGAGCCATACTTCGGGAGAACTATCCAAGCGGGAAGATCGTCCAGGAGCGGGATTGGGAAGATACCCGGCAGATTCGCGTGGGCGTGGAGTGGAAGGCAACAGACATCCTGACCCTCCGCGGCGGGTACTTCTACGATCCAAGCCCCATTCCGGACGACACCTTTGACATTACCTGGCCGGATGCGGACAAGAAGACCTACTCCCTGGGTTTCGGCCTGAACTTAGGTGAGAGTTGGGTGGTGGACGGCGTGTTCCAGTACACCATGACCGAACAGGACAGGCAGATTGGGGGGGAAAGTACGAATTTGAACCACACCTATGCTGTTAGTGGCAATAATGGAAATGTTGGAGTGGACGCCGAAGGAGAGATCTTCGGTTATGGCCTGACCGTGAGCTACAAGTTCTAA
- a CDS encoding OmpP1/FadL family transporter, with protein MTATCILSGLGLSFSAWAGNVDTYGIGSKATALGGAYAAYADDPYAAYYNPAGLTQMQRPTASMGVMISDPELEAKDYTVRDGAGRIIGPTDFEDDSLSVYPHLGFAMPVNEKWSVGVAAYVPYGLQIDWDKNSPDNLVSQPGAYSSHESWYYREVVTPTAAYKINDKWSIGMGISFGRSEAGHYYQNYGLTNYGQAALGGVPGPLGPVNVEGELEDSFNYSANVGLMFKPIETLTFQRMWD; from the coding sequence TTGACTGCTACCTGTATCTTGTCTGGTCTGGGCCTTTCCTTTTCCGCCTGGGCCGGGAACGTGGACACCTACGGTATCGGGTCCAAGGCAACGGCCCTGGGCGGGGCGTATGCAGCCTATGCCGATGATCCCTATGCCGCCTACTACAATCCGGCCGGTCTGACTCAGATGCAGCGGCCCACGGCCTCAATGGGGGTGATGATCTCTGATCCGGAGCTGGAGGCCAAGGATTACACTGTTCGGGATGGAGCTGGCAGAATAATCGGCCCCACAGATTTTGAAGACGACTCTCTGAGTGTGTATCCGCATCTGGGTTTTGCCATGCCGGTAAATGAGAAGTGGTCCGTTGGGGTGGCAGCGTATGTCCCTTATGGGCTGCAGATAGACTGGGACAAGAACTCCCCCGACAATCTCGTTTCCCAGCCCGGGGCGTACAGCTCTCACGAGTCATGGTATTACCGGGAAGTGGTTACCCCCACAGCGGCCTACAAGATCAACGACAAGTGGTCGATTGGAATGGGGATTTCTTTCGGCCGCTCCGAGGCGGGGCACTATTATCAAAACTATGGTTTGACCAACTACGGGCAAGCGGCTTTGGGAGGAGTCCCTGGACCCCTTGGACCGGTCAATGTTGAAGGGGAGTTGGAGGACAGCTTCAACTACTCAGCGAATGTGGGATTGATGTTTAAGCCCATCGAGACCTTGACCTTTCAGCGAATGTGGGATTGA
- the murA gene encoding UDP-N-acetylglucosamine 1-carboxyvinyltransferase, producing MDKLIIEGGSPLHGEVRVNGSKNAALPILLACMLVPEQVTLHSIPNLRDIATTMNLLHLLGCETDQSNGEITVRAGKELHPEAPYDLVRTMRASVLCLGPLLARLGRAKVALPGGCAIGTRPVDLHLRALERMGALMDIDSGYIDARCRRLQGAHITFDFPTVGGTENLLMAAALAQGETVLENAAREPEVQDLANFLNSCGARIQGQGTSIIRIQGVESLHGCTYPVMPDRIEAGTYMLAAAITNGDLEVVNCPLEATETTISKLQEMGGQVTAGDSRVRVRGGELQGVDIVTQPYPGFPTDMQAQFMALMCVAQGSGTIQETIFENRFMHAMELMRLGARIRISGDTAVIRGGGPLRGATLMASDLRASASLVLAGLAAQGRTEIRRIYHLDRGYERMEDKLARVGARIRREQEK from the coding sequence ATGGACAAGCTGATTATCGAGGGCGGCTCTCCCCTGCACGGTGAGGTTCGGGTCAACGGATCCAAGAACGCCGCCCTGCCCATCCTCCTGGCCTGCATGCTGGTCCCGGAGCAGGTCACCCTGCACAGCATCCCCAACCTGCGGGATATCGCCACCACCATGAACCTGCTGCATCTCTTGGGCTGCGAGACCGATCAGTCCAATGGAGAGATCACGGTCCGGGCCGGCAAGGAGCTGCATCCCGAGGCCCCTTATGATCTGGTGCGGACTATGCGGGCCTCGGTCCTCTGCCTCGGCCCCCTCCTGGCCCGTCTGGGCCGGGCCAAGGTGGCCCTGCCCGGGGGATGCGCCATCGGGACCCGGCCGGTGGATCTCCACCTCCGGGCCCTGGAGCGGATGGGGGCACTGATGGACATCGATTCCGGATACATCGACGCCCGCTGCCGGCGTCTGCAGGGGGCGCACATAACCTTCGACTTTCCGACTGTGGGCGGCACTGAAAACCTGCTCATGGCCGCTGCCCTGGCCCAGGGGGAAACCGTCCTGGAGAACGCGGCCCGGGAGCCGGAGGTCCAGGACCTGGCCAACTTCCTGAACAGCTGCGGGGCCAGGATCCAGGGCCAGGGAACAAGCATCATTCGGATCCAGGGCGTCGAGTCCCTGCATGGATGCACCTATCCGGTCATGCCGGACCGCATCGAGGCCGGCACTTATATGCTGGCCGCGGCCATCACCAATGGGGATCTGGAGGTGGTCAACTGTCCGCTGGAAGCCACGGAAACAACCATTTCCAAGCTCCAGGAGATGGGCGGACAGGTCACAGCCGGCGACAGCCGTGTCCGGGTCCGCGGCGGAGAGCTGCAGGGGGTGGATATCGTCACCCAGCCCTACCCCGGTTTCCCCACCGACATGCAGGCTCAGTTCATGGCCCTGATGTGCGTGGCCCAAGGGTCCGGGACCATCCAGGAAACCATTTTCGAGAATCGCTTCATGCACGCCATGGAGCTCATGCGTCTTGGGGCCAGGATCCGCATCTCCGGAGACACGGCCGTGATCCGCGGCGGCGGCCCATTGCGCGGGGCCACCCTGATGGCCTCGGACTTACGAGCCAGCGCCTCTTTGGTCCTGGCCGGGCTGGCGGCCCAGGGAAGAACAGAAATCCGGCGCATCTATCATCTGGACCGCGGATATGAACGGATGGAAGACAAGCTGGCCCGGGTGGGGGCCAGGATCCGGAGGGAACAGGAGAAATAA